The following DNA comes from Erigeron canadensis isolate Cc75 chromosome 3, C_canadensis_v1, whole genome shotgun sequence.
AATATAGGGTATACCACGGCCGATACTGCGACCAGAACAAGTTAAAATCCAACATATTAGCAAAATAAATAGGAAATACTGCTCCAGAAACATGTTAAATAATTAATGACTTGGGTAGGACAAAGAAATGGAATGGAATAGGTAATGGAAATGGATCATTACATTCCATTATCATGTTTAGTTCCTGTAATAATAGAGGGTTTTATTATATATCGAAAAAGAATATACAGCTTTATTATATCTTACACAAGTTATAGGAATTTTTGTGTACAAATAATATAAGTTGAAGTCTTGAAGATAATCTAGCTCCATTATAACCTCAACTAAGTCAGATGAAAACTTAGCTAATGTTTAGAAATCTTCGAAAAGGATATAAGTTATTATAGGTTACATAAAAACCGAGTGATATCGTAACTTTTTTCGAATATACATGAaacagaaaaaaacaaaaaaaaaaaaaaaccttgtcCATGACTTCATGGAAGGAAAATCATCTACGTGGATGGAATCACATTCCATCATGAATGGTAATTCCATTCATTCTCTGATTCCAACATACCAAACACGATAAATTTACCTTCTACAATAATGCTTAACTTACCAATCATCCAAAGAAGTGACAAGAGGGACCACACGGGAATAAGTATGACTTCCGCTAGATTCTGGACTATGTCCCATGAAGTTTCTGTCAGAATCCAAATGAACGAGCATAAATATTGTCCTGCCTCAACAAACAAATTCCAAACGGGAAGGAGAACCTCAAGAATATCCCAAAATGGACCAGCTAACGGTTGTGTGACAACAGAAACAAATGATCGGAGAGTGTGTGTCATCATCAAGAACCACATAACCGCCTTCTCAGAATTATGCAAAAACAACATAGTTCCCAAGTACTTGATCCTtgataccatttcccacgtttCTATCCAATCAAAAAGTGGCCCACACAAACGGGATGCGGTTGCCTTGAGAACAGGAACATTTTTGTACAGATCATAGAAACCAATGACCACTGTAACCACGGAAATTACCACATATAGAGCTCTTGCTAGAGGGCACATCCATGGACGATAAATATGAGAAAATACAGGATAAGACTGACAGAAAATCACCCATGATGGAAGTCCAGCCTCTAATAACGTAAGCAATCGCAAATCAGATACTATTATCTCTTGCAATTCGAATGGGAGGTCATGGTCATTGAACCGAAACAAAAGCAACACATCCCTGTACTCGGTAGCTTCAGCTGTTCCATCACAATCACTATCATAAGACTTTATTGGTGTGAAATATTTTCGCTCAACGTTGATACCTAAAGGACTCATTAATTTCCTTCTCTTGGGAGGAGGTGTACGTGGTATACTTGTTTCGTCTTCTAAAGTTTCTAGATTTTCACCAAGATTGGAATGAGGAGTGCATGGAGATCCATTCTCCTTCTCTGCACTAGCATTTATGatgttttcatcaaaataagtaTTATGGCAGTCTGTAAATTCTCCAGGAGCATCATGGAACACATCCCCTGCAGAATTGCAGATAAAAATGTTATGGCTAATTTTAAATCACTTGGAAATTTTTGAAAAGACACAGGGGTACCATCTCAAAGATATAAGACAGAGACATTTGGAAATTTTGAATCACTTAGAAACTTAAAATAGACGACTAGCTACAAGTCTCAAAGATGCACAGAACAGGTTTTAGGGTGAGACTGGTCCCGGGAATAGCCCAATAAAGATCAGACCTTTTAGGTCTGGTTTAGCTCGAATCATGCTATCAGTCCTAAACTCCTAATCTTCACTGGTTATTCCAGTCCACGGACGGATAAGGCTAAATGGTCAGTCATTTGAGCCCGATAATTAAAAGTCTTTATTCTGATTGATATATAcgtagtttttaaatttttgtatagTATTTAGTCATTCTATGAGTTAAATGATTTGAGTCGTTGTAGTCTGTCTTGTTACAAAGCCGATAATATGCCTCCACATGTTATGTGTAATACCTCACATTGTAAAACATATACTAGTCCCTGATACTTGAAAACGAGAGTGCTAACTTCCACTGGATTGAAGTCGCTTGCTACTTAATTATCGCTAGGCAGGCTAGTAGCATAATTTCCACAACATTAGAAGAACGAAACGGATCAAGAAGAATTACATGAGAGTTTTACGCCTAGACCAATACCTATATTTCAGGAAACTGTTCTGTTCCCTATGAGTCTACGGCCCATGCACATAAACTTACATGTTCAGATCTTTGATTAATAGATACAAACTTATTACCTCCTCATGTTAGAAAACTATAAATTTAGGAAAAACAACAGTACTGTTAAATTATAAGTGTGCATACCTAGCATAGAGTTGAGATGCTCTCCTAGAAGAAATCGTTCATTTGGTGTTCCTGGAAACCATGTATTTATGCATTTAGCAGCTTGGGCTATGCTATCAAACTCCCATCTTGTCATGTATTTAGCCTCTACAGCAAGAGAAGTATCAGTCTGCTCACAGAATAACCCATTCAGATACTCTATGCAGCCACAAGTACATACAGAAATAGGGTAAAGAATATATACCTGAAGCTCATTTAAGTAATTGATGCCACGAACATCTTTCCATGCCACTCGAAAGACAATGAACCCGAACAAGGTTCTGTGCAATTTGCTATTTGCAAGCAAGGAATTACGGAGTTTCTTCACAGGTAGCAAGGCTCTCTTTTTTGATAGTGTTGCGGCATCAACCACCGAGAACCATTTTCTCAAGTTTTGGGACTGGCTTGAACCTTTAGAACCCACCTTCTTGTTAACAAAATCCGTAGTCTCTTTCTTTCCTTTCTGCCCTCTTGTGTTTGCAAAAGGGGACATCCTTGACtgtatacaaaataaataaacaaaactcATGAATATAACACAATCATAACgtacattataaaataataaaacgtGTGGAAATGATTCAGTTAATATATTAAACCTTGGTAACCATCAACTGCCATAGATGCGCAGGCCGTGATGAGGGTAAATCTTCCAACCATGGTCTATTATCCACCAATACATATAATTCCTTGCTATCAGGAGCCAAGAAAATGCTAAGTTCCGAAAGATAAGACTGCAAATCCCTGTAAATATGCAACGATTAAGTGAAATGCTGTAATTTACACTGATGAACTATATCTTCACAGATTGCTTGAAACACGGAATGGCCAACTACATACCATACCCATTCTGCTattatgtattaaaataaaCTTCCAAGTTTCCTGTTCGATATAATAAACTTCCATTATCTGACATTTTATAACCTGTAAACCGGCTACACATATGATGACGTGgcaacaaaattttgaaaatttatccCTTTCCAAATGAAagtatatacttttaaaattagATACATACAAGAGCAAAACATGCATACTTACGAATCTAATATCATTTACccctaaaaaatgaaaaagaaaaggtttTGCAAATCATGACTgaaaaaaatcatcaactaATACTCAAAAAGTTTccatttttataacaaaaaactTTCTAGGTTGACAATGAAATCATATTTACATATGGAAACTTTAAAATGCTAATTAATAATGTTTTTCACTTACAAAAGATTTAATCATATCCCTTCCTTAATAATGTAAGAAAATTACAACTGTTACGAATTTATGAGAATTTATAGCATAAAAAGAGTACTATTTACGAATTTTTCATACAACCACATctaatcaaatttaaaagcttTCATTTCTAAATTAAGTACAACAAttgatcataaaaaaaaaaaaaatttagaatgtACCCAATTTGGAAACTTGTCAACGGATAAAAATGCTGAAAATTGTTGCATCTCTTCATGTAAACCACAATTTAATCCCTGCATAAACCAAATTACCAAAatcattaaaaagtttaaatctttataacaaaaaatcaaaattattatacataaaaataacatcaataaaaaaagtacattaatttaataaattcaaacCTTGAATATAAAAACCCAGATGATGAACTTCATAACATTAGATCATGCAAACATGAATCAAATCtgccattaattaattaattaatataatttttacacGCTTAACTGTGTGTTTTCATTAAATTTGAAGAGAAAAAcagatataaattattaaaattaaataaggaATCACTTTGAGATAAAGATTTATTATGTGGGTTTTGAATTTGCGTCAACGATACGTAAGTTATGAATGGAAAGTTTTCGAAGGGGTGAGTTTTGTAAATGAGTAAAAGGTAAGGGGgtgaaagtgtaaattatagtAGCAGAGTGTTCTGACCGCCGTCGCCGTCTGAAAACGACGCCGGTTAAATGAGTATAAAGTTGGGCTGGATTTACGGGTCATGTGTGGggtatgatattattatatctatatctatagataGATAATAGTTGTGGACTTGTGGCTTGACCCTCTTTTTGTTATTGTCTAGTTGTACATAGaaattatgatatgatattcCTTATCTAATCTATCCAATAGACTTGTATTTTCTCTCgataaaaattttcttaaaagttGAAATTATACATAATTAACTAATCAACTCGGTTTAATCTAGggtaataaaagttttataatattaagttGTGTTGATGTTTAAGAATTATGAATAGTTTCATAACCACGAaataatatacttatatttCGAATAAATATAATTACCTTATTGACGCAAAATCGGCAAATAGTagtttcaagaaaaaaaaactaaattagataattacattttaatttacatgagATGTAAGctagaaaagaaataaatcataaatcaattaaaaaaatatatttaaactttaaataagaTGGTCAAgacaataaaaaagaaataattaatataaaaaagtttaatagtTACAAGTAAACATTGTATAAGAATTAATGATGTTATaacaattttgtttatttatatataaaagatattatcaaaatctcttttctctcaaataaATCAAGGTTTTTAATTCTAATGACTTTCTAAAAATCTGCCAAGTGGCAGCCTAATCCTTTCTTTGACATAATTTCTGTCAAACCAAAATtataccttttctttttttattttttttattgttattttatctATGCTACATGATTCTATCTCAATTCTTCGCCTTCAATATTCAACTTTTCTTCATTAAATTAATGATGATATGTGTGTACAAAAGTTTTGGGGAGGTTTTTGGATTCGCTGACTTCTATCTTCTTATTCAATCACATAACCATCATTCAAAGTTATCATAATGACGATgaagatataaattttatatgttCTTCTTCTTATTTGAAGTTTGGATCGAATATTTTGAGGCTATGCAGTTAGGGTCTGTGTAGTTTAGTAGAACAACGTTTCCTTCCTCGCCTCAggtatatttttgtttacaaGATAAGAAGTTTTGATTTTAAGGTATCGATCTTCTATTTCATTTGAGTTTTCGAGTTTTAGAATTTTTGGGTtcttatttttcatctttaGTTTCCGATCAAAATTTAgggttattatttatatattttctcaaCCTTTTTTTTCCTTGGTTTCTTGATCAGTATGTATACAACTTTGATTCGATTATGATGCTAATATAATTACTAATGTGCAGATGATAGTGCATTGAGTAGTAAGACCAAGAAGAAATAAGTCTCTTCTCATGTTCCTATTATGTCACGTCCTACCGAACGTAATTCCCTTCTTAAAGCGTATATCGAACTATTTATGCTTTGCGTTACAGGCACAAATGTTTTATTTGGCTTCTTTTCTACAAGATCAAGTACTTTCATGGTCAATCCCTTATTATTGGTTCCATTAAGTAGTCTATTCTAAGGAAATATGATAAGCATTGTTACAATCAAAGAATTGTAAAGAATGTCAAACTGGTCACatgaatttattaaatattatgtgcTTTCGACTCGCCAAGGAGGCATCATATCAGTAGTTTGTTTTTGCTCAAGGTATGAGCCCATGAGAAAACCTTTGAGATGGCAGTGGCAGGCATATATTTCAAGCATGTTGAAACTACATAGATATGTTGGTTGCTATTCGTTGCTTGCTTAAATAATGCCTCTATTGTATGGGGCACGACCCCTGGGCAATATGGATTTCCTTCCTATAGATGTATGGTTTTAAAATGTGGAACAAAACTAATAGAGATGGCAGACTTGGTGGAATTGGGTAACGTGCCAAAAATAAAACCTCATACCACATGGATGAGATAAAATGAAATGTGAATACTTGAATGGCTTCTAGGATGTcaatgttggaataaacatgattcgattcgagtgataaagcatccccaatcgtcctgtggaacctgtaagaacattaaagcaaaattgctattgatttcgggttcccataactaggtgattgagtaataatgggatgagtaattcggctggaacatgatgcacgaatttagagAGAGGAGgcacacgaaaattagggtttattatgtgttgtgattaaccttaacttagggttaattaccctctatttataatgagagtaattacacattcaaccctttagtatttacacatttaacccttctggtgtttaatgtgtgtatcattagtcctcttagttacaatcacctaatgggaaaccctatactacgtctctaagagtaaacacgcccatcatatatttacctagacatagggatttcagttattgtcaattattatatcaggaatgacacatgatcagtgatggtcacactaacgtggttccaacagtCAAGACTCGAGAACACTAATTTTGTTACTGCAATTACTTAAATGGCTGGTATGATGTCAAGCAGCATGTTCAACAGCAAGATTCAATTCTTATATTACACAGGTATCATACATTTATTATTGCTTTGTGATATACGTTGGCATTCTTATGCTGTCAAGTAATCACATATATATCACGCATTCATGCTAATTGTGTGCTAATCATATGTGCTACAAGCATTTAAGTGCATATTTCTCACATGCCACTACAAAGGTACGTAGCTTTGAAAGAAAGTGAATAAGGGCAAACTGACATGAGAGATGATCATATGGTGGCGGTAGCTAAGTTGAATCGCTCAAGCAGAAAAGAGTTGATTTGTACTCATTATATTTACTTATCGATttgtaataaagaaaaatgtaaaagacATATTTGGTTTGTTTGGACGTTGTATCTTATAACTCGTGTTAGTGTTGACCAAAATTTTAAACTATTCATTTAAGATAGCAAATCGATCATGGTATGAATAGTATAATTACACACatgaaaaaactttttttaaaaggcccgggttaaacccagattaattagctagtataaaTAATAGATTTTGGATCTGCAATTTGTAAACAACATATTTTGGATTTGCAATCatgaaacaatttcatttgatatattaGTGTATCTTCTTAGAACACgacaataaaaaattaagtcattttctaaaagaaaagaaaaactcatGATTTTATgagtatgtttggcaaaactagTTGGTAGCTGAAAGCCAGTAACTGATAGCTGGTGGTTATATCTGTTAGCTGATAACTGTAGCTGAAAACTGTTAGCTGAAGCTTTTTATATACGTTTAGGTGTTTGGGAGGGTAgttaaatcttttgataaaatgtGTAAAATGACAATAAGGGACAAAAGTAAAAACACATAATAGTAGATAAATAAGTTCATACGCATGTTGGCCATCAGCCGCCACTTTTCAAAAgaggttttgggttcaaatattgtcaaaggcaaacttgagataatcaaggGATTATTAAAAAGTTGAGATTCATCTAGACACTAGCCTGGCTAGAGATTATTGGATACCAAATGATACATGGGATCAGGGGATTCccatccaattaccctttttcTAAGTGCATACGCATGTTTCATGATTATTAATATTGAATACATATGAATATTGAATCATAAGCTCATAAATTCACGTAACCAGAAAATAACAAATTGATAGAAGCTATTGATTAAAGGTATGGCCAACCAATTCAATTAGTGATACGATGAGAGgattgatatgtcgtattttatactcATTTTCCACGTTAAAAGTAGTTGATTTAGCATGTTTTAATGAGTCATTTTTGTATACAATTGGtacgtttatggtatttgttagtgtttcatgTTACTGACAGGTATTTAAGCATATTTATTAAGAAAACGACATTTTAATAAGTGCTTATGGATGATTGCCGAAGCATTTGGATGAAGATCGcaaaaagtcaacaaaagtcaaagctGGAATCAAGAAGAGCTAAAACAAAAAGGTATAGTTGTGCAGCAGCACTCCCAGTTCTTTGCCAGCGAAAGTCAACAGCGGTCAAGGCAAGCTGCCCCACAGCTTATGACGAATCTGCACAAGaatttttggaaacatataaatagcatGCTTAATTATTCCAAAACCTTATTCCACTTTTCCCAGCCATTTTTGGAGATCAAAAAGGAGATTTTTCATCAGTTCTTTCACCTTTGAAGATCAATATTACGATTGGATTTATTTCGTTCATTGCTTCCAATTTCTTTCATTCGGTACAATGAATTCttcatatttgatttgttattcttatttcaatatgagtggctaatcgccttttcatccatcttgatggagtgagacgaTATGTAAGATTGCACACTTTTCAATAATTCAATGTTGATTACATTTAACGTTACATCGTGatcttaatatatttgttcCTTGTTATTTATCTTGAATCGGTTGGTGATCTATATGTATCTTTAATGGTAATTATTGTTcgcatatattttatttcagtTGTTTGGGTACAAACGCGTTGgatctatgacgggtacggtagataaTCATTCAATGATAATAGGAATAAATGTGttaacggttgggtacaatcggtagatgtaattgttatttaaataaccaaaaccattgttgaattagttaagttataaaagatgtctcggggtaccggtctttgtaatggaactagtttatacaagagagtcaaaaGATGTtattaacttgacgggtacggggttggtgcATAATTTGAGTCTCAgttatttaatcaattaaaatgaatttgaacttcatttaacGTGCAATCCGAACATgttgttgagcgaaatcaaaatgggtgacttttaaattattgtttaatGCAACAAATCCTTttctttgcgattaatcctgagggattactaactCTTTCACTAACTTTTGCAATGTGGCAACTcagccacaaaacccccctatttcttgaattactttatttttacaattgcttacaaaagtccctgtgaacgatctcggattaccagtttttactatactgcatgcgatcaggtacactgcctatgagtgtgtagtagtcagtcttttggtaattcgtgtttataaatttattactcgatttcacacatcaaggaTTTATGAGGTATGTCAATACGAAAGAGATAAACATATTCGAGCTTTGATTGTGTATATGGCCATATGAAAGAAAAGGTTGAAAGAGAGATATAAACATATATCGTAAGACGTGAATTTAAATAAGAGGTATATCGATCAGTAATTATTATGCTAAAAGCTTGCAGCTTGTATCTAAACGTAGCAAATCAAGTGTATCTAAAAGCTTGAAGCTCTTTCTaacaaacaaagcttttaattGAGTAtgagttttttcttaaaagcttgaagcttCTAAAAACTACTTGCCAAACATATTTATGAAGACCAACTCATACCATCATAGGCttaatatattactcgtattttttaTATCATGATGACATGTTTTGTAATTGACAAATTCatgtatctatattatattataaaaaatagcattttatttttagaagtgttgaaatatatgtaatattttcgGTTAGTACCCCTTAAAATAATTCAACATACACTACTcacttaacattaatgattaaattacgctatcaatcatttatctattaaaatatcttcattaactatttatatcaattatcaacaCCACTCGACGTCTCACCACCACAACGCTGTCGCCTTGACCACCGTCGCGCGGGTAATATGCTAGTGTATTTTGATCAAAATATTGACAATATTTGTAACCATTGAGATACATATATTGTATCATTATTTTTCTCCATATATTATCATTCCGGTACCATAGACCATAGTATTAACGGTTGGTACCATATACTCTATTTTTGTCCATATATTATCATTCCGGTATCATAGACCATTGTATTAACGGTTGGTAGATATTTAAAAGTGAATGACAAAGGTGAAGCCAATAAAAGGTTACCATGGATGCGTAAATGGCAAAAAGTAAATATGGGTATCTGATTTCATTTACCGACTctttttaaaaaaggaaaagatcATATCCTCTTCTTAAAGATCACTTTttgtccctgaagttggcagcttttgtatttttcatccCTAACggttaaaaattacaattttaaccttaaagttggcaacaTTTGTCCTTCCCCTAGACGACGTTCGTTTTTTGCCGCTAAAGAATTAGAAGAAAAAGATAAGAGTTTTTGCAAT
Coding sequences within:
- the LOC122592289 gene encoding uncharacterized protein LOC122592289; this translates as MKRCNNFQHFYPLTSFQIGDLQSYLSELSIFLAPDSKELYVLVDNRPWLEDLPSSRPAHLWQLMVTKSRMSPFANTRGQKGKKETTDFVNKKVGSKGSSQSQNLRKWFSVVDAATLSKKRALLPVKKLRNSLLANSKLHRTLFGFIVFRVAWKDVRGINYLNELQTDTSLAVEAKYMTRWEFDSIAQAAKCINTWFPGTPNERFLLGEHLNSMLGDVFHDAPGEFTDCHNTYFDENIINASAEKENGSPCTPHSNLGENLETLEDETSIPRTPPPKRRKLMSPLGINVERKYFTPIKSYDSDCDGTAEATEYRDVLLLFRFNDHDLPFELQEIIVSDLRLLTLLEAGLPSWVIFCQSYPVFSHIYRPWMCPLARALYVVISVVTVVIGFYDLYKNVPVLKATASRLCGPLFDWIETWEMVSRIKYLGTMLFLHNSEKAVMWFLMMTHTLRSFVSVVTQPLAGPFWDILEVLLPVWNLFVEAGQYLCSFIWILTETSWDIVQNLAEVILIPVWSLLSLLWMIVSAVVYPIFWCLWGILSAPIRLILGLSDFVGFVYNYIYDLVGEISLIVSGIFKLASTAETTVSTYEVSIWRSLWSDLFSHVFRAVRSILNGFVAFFTACNRHRLSIYNHIQEFIRTLNQPSQRSQPMNSTHPPQGSGSQIPPEAVGERKWPPRRHFKQS